The genomic window CGGAGGGCATCAGGCTTGAGCCAGACGCGAGATCGACGAAGATCCTAATTACGTCCTCCCCTTCACTGGCGAGGGGTGAAGCTGGGAGGGATCCTCGTCCGAGAGTATCACACCATTTTTCTGGATGGCATATTGTTTTGTGTTGTCAGCGCATCGCCATTGTGTGTTCTGCTCTTCTTCTCGGTATCTCTGCAGCAGTTGCTTGTTGTGAGCTTGTCAGGCATCGAGTATCATGCAGCTTTGAGCACTCGGTTCGGCATTGCATCTGGCCTCGAGGTATATCTAATGAAAATGGTCACTTTTTAAATGAGAGGGTCAATGTTCAGAGCCGAATTAGGCTGTGAGCGTGACTGGCTCCTGGAAGTGAAGATCCATCCAACCCGCATTTTGTTTTGGCGTTCCAGGATGGAGACGTCGAGGCGCCAGATAGAACTGAGACCTACCTATgtgcccccccccccccccccccccgccctcccaaaaaaaaaaaaaaaaaaaaaaaaaaaaaaaaaaaaaaaaaaaaaaaaaaaaaaaaaaaaccgCCGTGAACACTTATTTCCCAGCTCTCCGCAGTGCTATGCACCGTGAATCAAGGAGGCCAGCTTGAAAAGGACCCTCAGTGCATATGGCATGGCACGGAGTTAACAACGCTGTCTGCCTTGTGATTGAGGACTGGTAGCGTTTTGTTTTTGAGTTCAGTACCCAAACAGGAACAAAGGCAACTTTTGCACGCTGGGGGCCACGGACACCAAGTTACAGTCGATCCAGGCATTCCGATGTAGCCATTGTAGCAACCCCATGGGGGATAGGTCTTGGGGTAGTTCACGCTGTCAAACGCGGCTTGCAGCTGCACCAGAGATTTTAGAGACAGATTATGCCTACTGTGGAGATTCCCATTCCTACTGCAACCTCTGTTGGTTGCGAGGCTACCGACATCATAGTTGGCTTTGCACAGAAGTACGAAAGTGCCTACCTACCCTAAGGCACCTGATGAGGTTCGTTCCCTGTTCAGGCAGTGGCACTTACAAGTCGAAGGCGGCCCAGCAACCTCCACGTGACCTGACAGGTACGCTGGCCGATCAGCTGTTTAGAACGTGGGTTAAcggctggaggttatagaggtcccgccaagactaatttcggccaattgtcggcaatgtttttacagcgtttttacgcaaccccgatcgccaaggcgtttactctatcgccaagggttagttcgccgggggtacagggggcggcgctagccccccgctggtgagggttcgggttaaaggttaggattcgggttaaggttagggtgcaggttaacttcgttttcttttttttcgatttggttgaggtttcgcgaagttgctTTTACAAGTCTTCGTGGGTTTGtattgttgatgttgctcgaagtcgtcgcggccccgcttaccctgtggcgattgtaaatacttgtaagcggcaacctccgaaattagtcttggcgggacctctataaccatAACCGGTTAACGACCAGGCAGTTGCTGCGGTGTTGCACAAAAGAAATGTGGGGAGAtgcgaggcggcgggccgacCGTGTCAGTGCTCGCGGCTGCAAAAGGCAAGTCGAGGTACCTCCCTCGCCTTGCAAGTGCGCATTACACCACGCGCAAAACCGCGTTCAGATGGTCTGCCGCCCCCATACGCGAGAttcctcgccggccgacgacgatTTATCCTGCATGAACGTGGTCCCCGACACGGAGTCTGACCTACCCGCTGCCACCACTTGGCGGGTACGGCGCGACAAGTTGCACAATCGCTGCGAACAACTGCCGCGTCAATGACCAAACCGCATCCCTCGGCGAAGTCGACCAAACCAAAACGCCGCAAACCGGCCGCCGCAAACCCGACTGCACGAGAGCCGACATCAGAGGCGGTTTTGTACGAGATCCGCGACATAATCGACGAGAAGTACGTTAAAGGCAAGTTATTGTACAAGGTCGATTGGGCCGACGACCCCACCACTGGCGAGCAATACGATCCCACTTGGGTAGGTCTGCCCTAtctctttctctcttccGGGCCACGCCTGCTGACCACGTCGTTGTTCCTTTTCTTCAGGAACCAGCAGAGAACGTAACAGCAGCCGCAGTTGTCGACTGGGAGAGAGAGAAGCGTCGCCGCCTAGGCCTCGAACTCGAACCAGTGCTGTCCCCGGAGGGCGCGGCAAATCGTCAAAGAGACCTCACGCCTACAATCGTGGGCGGTAGGGCGACGAAGCGGCCAAGGACGTCCTTTGACTCGGGATACACGTCCACCGACAGCGACCCCGACGCCAGCTGGGCGTTTGTGCAGTCGGTCCCCAACAGGACAAGCGAACTTGTGTGCGCAATCCCAGCTACTCCTGAGTTCGACCCCTCCGAGTTCCTACCCATCAGCTTGTCTCAGTCTCAATCCGCACCGCCGTCGCAAGCGACATCCTTGAAGGACGTTAATCGGCAAACCATCGGCCGCAACAGCCAAAGAACGATAGCTGATTCGCAGGGGTTCGATTCCTTACATACTCAATCCACGGGCCAGTCCGCCGCCTACCTTACCGCAACCGACCTCCCACAGCAAGCTTCCCAACCTAGCCCGGGAGAGCTTGCGCCAGAGACCGGCAAGGAGCCGCAGTCCTCGACCGCTGAAGGCCTGACGAGTCGTTCTGAGCTAGACATACCGTCCCGCCAGCTCGAACCGTCACGCCACGTTTCTAGTGGCTCCCCGGATCTCCTCGAGACGTTCGACGCCGCACGGAGTAGTCCACGCTGTTCAGTGAGCCGCCACTCCAGCGCCAAGCCGGATCAGGTGGGAAACAGTTCTTGGGGCGAAGGCTTTTTGACGCAGCCAGAGTACGAGTTCTCGGTCTCTTGGGGTGAGGCAGAATCATCTGGACCCGGAGGTGTGCTTTCCGGCGATCAAGAATTGAGCGAGGTCCGTCAACAGAAGCAAGGATTATTCAGCCGGGACAATAGCGCGCCTGGCATTCATTCATTTCTGAGCGCATCCGAATTCCACACTCATTCCCAGGCAGCCCAGAATATTTCCCCAACTGAGATCAATCTGGGGCAAATTCTCACTCAGTTCTCCGAGGCCGCTGAACTACCCGAGGACGTTGTCCCTGAAACCATCCAGAAAGTTCCTAAAACGAAGTCCCCTTGTCGACTCCCCAACCAAAGCGCAAGCAGCCCGCTAAAGACCCAGAACGGAGCGGTCGCTTCCAGCCTTcccctcggcgcggcgggctcgCATCCATCTACTCCAGTGCGGCAAAGAATCACCCCTGTGCCGCCTACTCCCTCGCATCGAAACATGGACAATGGTTCAAACCGGACGCCGCGCTCCGCGGTGGACGTCATGCGCCAGCTACAGGCCGAAGTGTTCGGTACATCCGCTGATGTCCCGCCTGCAGAAACGGAGCCAGATCAAGTCTTGATCTCTCCTACTGCGGTTCTTCCGGGGATGGAGAATCTCTCACAGCGTTTAGAAACTGCCAATGCGGCGGCGAATAAGTCGCCAACGGAGCAGCCCCTCTCGGCTGTCGAAGAACTGAATCGGCAAATTGGCGTGAACATCGACATGCACGCTGAGAATGCTGCCTTAGGGGATCACGGCATGGAACTCCAGCCTCCGCCCACCACGGTCGCACCGGCGGACCTGACCACTTCGATGGAACAGATATCAGCCGCCGATAACGATCTTTCTTCCAGCGGTGTTCATCAGTTCCTCAGTGAAGCCGCAGAGCGCGCCGTTCATACGCCTCCAGATGTCGAACCCGAGCGATCTCCTCCAGAGATGGGCAGCGGGGAGCAGGAAGATGACGACATCAACGGCAGACACTTCACAGTGACTCTGCCAATGGCAGCGAATACCCGGGCCATCTACCTCGACACCATCTCGGAGAACAGGGCGACTATGATTAGCTTCGGCGAGGTGTTCGCCAACTCACACTCCCAGGATCCGGAGGCGTCCCTGGTCGTCAAGATGGACAACATCTTCGAGCAGCTATTGAGACTCTGCGATCTCCCCGCTTATGACGACTCTCTTTCCGGACTGGGCAAGGACGAGATGATGAAGCACGCGACGAACACGAACAGCAAGTTTTCATTCGTCTACGAGTTTTTGAGCGGTTTGTGGGACATCAACGGCCGAGTCATGATCCTCTCCCAGCCGGGCCGTGTCTTCGAATACATGGAAGCGGTCGTTTCGGCTACAGGATTGCCCTTTACCATTCTTGGCGAGGATGTCTCTGGACAGCAGCCAATGGAAGGGATGTCCGTCATCCTCGCGGTGGCTGGACAGGACCTGTCCATGGTCCAGGGTGGCGTCGACGTTGTGATCCTCTTTGATCACACGGCGAGATCAGTTCATCTCCCGGCGACGTTGGGCTACGAATCAATGGCGCCCATTGTTCTTTCCTTGGTCGCTACCTATTCGCTGGAGCACATCGACCAGCAGCTCCTGGAAGTTGAGCAGGATTTGGACGATTTGGAGCGGAAAAACGCACTGAATCTGGCAACCGTGACGGCAGGGAAGTACCTCAGGAACCCCCAGGGCCGGCGCTATCCCGAGCCGCATCAAGCGGCCACGATATTTGCGGACTTCTTGAAGAACCCGGAGAGTGGCCTGGACTGGGAGCCTCACCCACTCCCCTCCGATGTCTTCGAGATCTGGCTGAGCTCGCAAGAGCGCACCCAATCTTCTCAGGACCAGGCCCACGTGGCAGATGTCTCGAACGGTACCTACAACCGGAAACGCGCCTTGGTAAGCATGCTGGAACAGGTGACGAGGAGACTCCACTCATGTGTTGTGGTAGGAAAACGTCGATGAAGGAACCCCCAAGCGACCAAGACTGCTACCAGAATCCCGACAACCGTCCCGGAACCCCACACCCGCGCGGATGAGTGAGTTGCTCAAAAAGACGCTCGCAAGTTACCCCATCGATGCGAGCGCCACCACCCAGGTCGTTGAAGTGCCcgtcgagcagctggagCGGATGGCAGATAAGGTCAGGGAGAGATTTCCGAGTAAGAGCGGGCCCGAGTCAGTACTGACGGACGAAATCTAGATCGCGGAGCTGGAGGCCCGCCTGGCGACACAGAACAACATCGAGTCGAAGTTCCGCGAACACATGATAAGCCTCGAGTCTCAACTTCGATCCTATGAGCGCACCGTCCAGTCAATTCAGCCCAAGTACATGGACGCCCTCCGGGACCGAGGGACCTTTGAGAAGGAATGCAAGGTCGCCGTAGACGAGGCAAACGCCGCCAAGAAGCGTCTCGAAGCCCAGAAGACCGAAGTAGAGACTTTGAAGGAGAGAAACAAACTCCTGGAGTCtaagctcgccgaggccaacGCCACGCTTGCGAACTCAACCATCCCTGAAATCGCGAAGCTTGCCCAAGCAGAGAAGGAGCGTGATCAGGCTCTTGCCGCAGCGGAAAAGCTCGAAAAGAAGGTCCGCAGCCTGCAGAATGAAGTCGAGTACACCCGCAAAGCGTACCAGGATGCATCCAATGCGCACTCCGAGCTCAACCAGGAGAACCAGGAGCTGAAAAGCATGGTCGCCAACCTCGAGAGGCGCGCCAGCGAGAACTTGCTCAAGATCCACGAGATCCACGCCAGGAATCAAACGGCCGAAATCAGCCGCCAAGTTGACGAGTTGCAAGCGACACTCGAGAATCGTgagcgcgagctggagcgcgCCAAGGAAGAACTCAAGGTCCTCAAGAATGGCCGCCGCGAGACTCGCCAGGTTAGTGTTCCGCGCAGTCCGCGTACCGGCGTCATGAGCCCTCGACCGGGTCGCGGCATTAGTGGCTCAGGCAGTCGAGGTACCAGCCCCTCGCCGCTCATGAGCTCGGACGGAcccggcggcatcggcaccggcggcggcggtggcggtggcggcagtGGTCCCGTGCCCGGCATGACCTTCTTCCCGACTGCGGGCAACGGCGGTCGCTGGGGCTACCTCCGGGATTAGGAGCGCGGAGGTGCCAGCGGTGACGGGAGCAGTACCGGCAGTGCATCGGCGTTTGCGCCTGCACTGATTGCTAGCGAGCTCAGACCGAGGATGTCGTCAGAGGGTCGGCGCGCCAAGCCAGCTGCGAAGGGAAAGCCGAAGCAGAAATCCAAGAGCATCACCGATTCCGCCCAGGCGCCGGTGGTGACCGGGGTCATTACGCCGCGCCGGAAGCGTGTCAGACGGGTCGCGGAGGATCCGGCCACGCTGGactcgccgtcgcggcggACGCGATCGGCAACGTCGAAGGcacggctgctgccgccgactCTGTCAGATGAGTGAATAGCAGGACAGTAGTGAAGAGCCATCTTCACGGAGTGCGTGGCTGCTCCCCCCCGGCCAGAGACTCGCCCGCGCCGTGAGGTGAGGTTTCGCCGTGCTGGGGCTGAAAGGAGCGAGCCAAGTGAATCTCCCCGCTAACCGGTCTTTTGGTCCCTTCAGGGGATAGGGAACATATATAAACTTTCTGCCGGCTGGGGAAAGACCCGGATGAACGACAGTCGGAGTCTCGTGAGGAAAGGGTCGCTTTGGTTTGAGCCGGGCTTCAGTTGGGAGAGAAAGAAAGGGGCTTTAGACCACTGGCGTGCAGGATGGACTATAAGATGACATGACATAGCAACGCCCTTTTTTGCCTTGAGGAGTCACCTTTCGATCTCCTTTTTTTGGTGGCACTTGACTGCTGCGGAGAGAACAGAGGATGGGTTTCCTGGCGTCTAGATTTCTCTTTCGTTTTGCGCACCGCACTGGTTCGGGAATGGACCGGCTCGGGAATCATGAGATTTTGGCGAGCAAGGCTACTTTACCAGGACTGGGTTTAGCCACTTGGGTGCTAGGAGGGCCGTCAGAGAGCGTGGATATCCACGAGAATACAtggagtatatataaggatgCGTGGGTGTTTTGCGATGGGAAGTGTTAAGGCTGGTCGTGATGCCCCTAAGGAGAGAGCGACATGACGGAACGCAGGCTAAATGTCGCGAAAACAATGACTGACAAGGGGATTGGAGCACTGGAAAGATATACAAAGGGAATGAGGTGACCTCTCTTTTCTCACCACTCAACGTCTTACATCCAGAGCGCCCCGCTACCCTCCAGACACGACTCAACACGCCTCGCAGCGCTTCAGATTCCGCCCCGATATCTTCCTTACTTTGCGCAGAAATCTAGTAGTAGAACATGTACAGCTTTTGattcggcggcgccctctACAACCCGGCATGGAAAGGAGAGAGACGGCTAAGGTATCCCACGGGCGCGGTCAGGGAGGCCCTGTTTTCCTCGTTGGCAGGCGGAGCCGGCGTCTTAGGACTCCTCCGGGTACAGTTCTTCCTTGAGCATGATgccgagctcctcgcgcAGGGGCTTCAGCTCGTCCAGGTACTGCTGGTACTGGCCCTTGTTCTCGACCTTGGCCTTGATGCCTGTGTGCAGCGCATTCTAGTCAGCTGTGGGGTTCCGTAGTTGCGGGGAGCGCGGATATTTTCCCGCAAGCGGGCTGGACAGTACCCTCGAAGATCCGGACAGCGGTCGGGAAGTCGTTGACTCTCCGCGCGGCACGCAGGGCGGCAGAGACGACGGAGGGAGAGGGGACGAGGTCGTAGGCGAAGGCGTTGTTCAGGTTGCGCTGTGGTGTTGAAAGCTCCGGGTCagcggaggcggcgacggagATGGGACGATCGGGCGCGCGGCGATGCGCCACTTCGGGGACCATACCTGGAGCTCGAAAACGTCCTGAACGCCGTCAAACTCCTTCTCGTACCTGGTAGAAGTCGAGCAGTCAGCGATTGTTGGATCAATTGAGGTAGATATGGGCGGCCGATATGTGTTGGGCCGGGCTAGGTGGGCCGGAAAGGGGTCACGTCATGGAACGGAAGCGAGCAGCGGAGCTATGGAAAGCTCTGCTGCGACAACCAATGGGTAGGCCGCCGACTCACCGGGCCGTGAACTCCTCAAAGGTTTCCTCCTGGTGCTCAGAGCGCAGGCGACTCGATGTGCTGAAGCTGTTGCTCGGCAGGTTGGAGACGGCAAGACCGGCGCGCGGGGCCATCGGCTGCGgccgggcagcggcgaggtTGGCGCGGAGGATGCTCGAGGGGCCGCGAGCGGCGACGCGGAGCAGGGAGGCCGACATGATTTCGGTTCTTCTGTGGAGTGAGGGAGAAAAAAGGCAAAATCCCGAGCCGAGGGAAGACGTGAGGCGGGCAATTGGCGGAGCGGGAGCTCGACAACGATGGGCTGGCCCGGGGAGAGCTTGGTAAGTTGAGCAATTGAATTGGAGTGCAGTCTCGGCCAATGTGCGCTGATTAGGTAGTTTCTGGCATCGAACCATCTTTCGGCTAACGGATGCCTCCGGTTCGCTTAGTTGGCTAGCGCTGGTTATTCACTTGTCGGGGTCTGGACCCCGCCAATGAAATTGCGGGCTGAGTAATCCGTGCACCACGGAGTAGTTACTCTGTCACGAAGCTTGTTGCTTTCCACTCGGACGTACCTAGCTCAGGTGGCCTTGTGTGGTCTCGGCGAACAAATCATCCACCCACCAGATTCATGATGCTGGCTACCTTGCCTACTCGGCAGGCTGCTTGGACATTGCGACGTCAGTCGATCAACACAGCTGAGTTGAGCAAGATTTTCCGCGGAGCTCTCTGCAACCGCGCTAAGGTTTGTTTTAGTTACGTTACACAGTAGATCCTCACAACTTAAGGATCGGCCTCTCTTCATTCGCTGAGAGGGATGGGAGGCGAAGTGTCTTGGAATGGATGTCCTGTGCGCACTGGAATGGCAACGATGGGATAGACGCTTGTTCATGCAGTATCCGCGCTTATTATGTAGTACGGAGTAGTACTGGCTACCTACTCAACACTCAAGGCAGGTAACGTGGGCACATTCCCGACGCGGTCCGCGGAGCCCGGGTGCTGGCCAGCGTCGGTTACCGGGGGCTCCGAGACCCGCCTCGACATCTCACAAGCCATCTGTAGCCGGCTCCCGCTTTCCATTGAGGGCGCGCAGTTGGCCAATGATCGGTTGTGAACAGCAAGCAGGCGGATCATGGGGCAACCGCTGAACAGGCGCTCCCTCTCGCGTCTCTCTCTGCCCAACGAACAAGACGAAGGAGCGAGCCAAGCCTCCCGCGTGATTGGGCTCAACCGTTCAAGGGGGAGTCTTCATAAATATCCATCTGACTGGCAAGTCAGACTGAACAGTAGCGTTCAACAGGATCTAATGCATCACATCTTTCTGTCATCTCCTTTGCCATCCTCAACTCCTCTAGCATAAAACCGTGATACGAAGGAATCCGTATATGGAACTGTCTGTTCACCAGACTCTCAACAATTAACTAGTGTAGAGAGACCCGAAGCCCCGGGAGCCCCGAGCGGGGCAGATCCAACACTGGCCGGAGTCGAGCGCTGATTGGGCGGCAAGACTTCACATGCAGGAACCAGGAAATGAGTCTCTCGCAGCTTCTCCTTTTCTGGAGCGGACCTGCTGAAAATATTTGGCTCCTTGTCCGCAAACAGTGGAATCGCGATCCCCTCTAACTTATTGCGAACCCTTCCTTCCCTTGGCCGCTCTGTCCAGGTTTTTGGCGTCTCAAGTTCCCGGCTTGTGAGGGTGTTGGTTCGGTCGCCTTTTCTCTTCACTTCCTTTTTGGCTTCTTCATTCGGCCGTCGTTGCCATTCGCTTCTTCTGGCGGCTGATCAGGGCGCGACAATACCCAGCATCGCTGTTCGTCGTGTCACGCGTTGGATCCTGCATCACTCGGTGCGCCCGTCCCCAGGTCCCCAAGTCCCCTGCGCTCGGATCCGACGCGATCATGGCGTCACGTTCGCAAAGTATACTGACCCAGCGGTCGCGCAGCATCAATCGCGCCGTACACCGCGCAGAACTGTCCTTTACAATGGCGACCGCTCCTCCGCCCTCGGCTCTCCTCGAGAACCTGCCGGTCCCCACCCTCGACCGGCCGTTCGGCATCCATCTGTGGCCCATCTTCAGCAAGGCCTTCGAGTCCATCGCAGGCTACCCGGCTGAGGATTTCAGGTTCCAGCCGGGCGTGACGCCCATGTCGACGCTCAAAGAGACGGGCATCTTCATCGTCATCTACTACACGATCATTTTTGGCGGCAGGGAATTGATGCGCAACCGCGAGCCGTTCAAGCTGCGAACACTCTTTTTGATCCACAACTTCTACCTCACGGCCATCAGCGGCATTTTACTCGCGCTCTTCATTGAGCAGCTCCTGCCCACCGTGGTCCGCCATGGCGTCTTCCACGCCATCTGCCATGCTGAGGGCGGTTGGACTCAGCCCCTCGTGGTTCTCTACTACGTGagtctctctctctctgttGGGTTATCAGAAGGTTTTCCGGTGTGGGTGCTGATGCCGGCTTAGTTGAACTACCTCACCAAGTACCTCGAGCTTCTGGATACctgcttcctcttcctcaagAAGAAGCCTCTGACCTTCCTGCACTGCTACCACCACGGCGCGACTGCCCTCCTCTGCTACACGCAGCTTATTGGCTCGACAGCGGTGTCGTGGGTACCCATCACGCTGAACCTGACGGTGCATGTGGTCATGTATTGGTATTACTTCCAGAGCGCTCGTGGCATCAAGATCTGGTGGAAGGAGTGGATCACGCGTCTCCAGATCATCCAGTTCGTCATTGACCTCGGTAAGCACACTAGATTCTGTGTCTGCCTCCGCTcgcgtgtgtgtgtgtgtatATATTAATGATCATCCAGGCTTTGTGTACTTCGCGTCGTGGACCTACTTCGCGTCGACCTACTGGCCCTGGCTGCCTAATGCTGGCAAGTGCGCTGGCGAGGAGTTTGCCGCCTTCTGCGGCATTGCCATCCTCAGCTcgtacctcttcctcttcatCTCGTTCTACTTCGCCACCTATAGGAAGGACGGCAAGCGTCCCAGCGGGCGCAAGTCCTTGCGGAGGATGAGCCAGGCCCCGCTGCCCGACCCCAGCGATATTATCCACGGCAAGGCGGCGACCAGCATCCTGAACAGCAGCAACGGCGAGGCCAAGGCGTCGGGTGTCAAGGCCAACGGCACTTCCACAAGGTCCCGAAGAGCCTAAGCGCTGGCTTGCACGCTGTGAAGTGCGACCCTACCCATTTCGCGGTGGCGGGCCGCTTTTGGCAAAACGAAAACCGTGGCCGCAAACCAACCCAGGGAGCTGTGCCAGAGAGCCCCTGGAAGCCCACGAAGCTATGGCACCATGTCTCAGGATATGAATCGAGACGTGGGGTGTACAGTACCTGACCAGGGGACAGTCAACAGGCCTTTGGGAGGGCTGGCCTGGTTTCCCCAGCATCACATCAAGGGCATGTGGGTATTGATTACGGAGTtagacgccggcggcgatcaTATTCACTGGGCTCGGAGCTTGTCATGACAACCATTTCGGGGCGGTTTAATATGGAAAGGGGGTCGATTGTACCATGATGACGGTCAAGGCGCTGTGTATGACGAGTGGTTTGAAAATGGGTTTTGGTATCACCGGCGGCATCAGCTGGGTCCCCAGTCGGCAAGCCCAGGGTTGAAGAGGGTTAGAGAGGCGACAGGCTGGTTTGGCCGGGTAGCGAGGGGCGGGTCGTCCGGCGAACGGCGTCTCCCTGCCGGGTCGAGCGTTTTTCTTCGCTTTTTATGCTTTCGTTTCGTTTTCCTGTACATGTTTGCCTGTACTACTGGCCGGAGCGGATACAAGCGGGCAGCTCACCATAAGCAATTCTAATAACATTGGGTTGGACACGCAAGGCGCGGCGGACCTGGGTGTGCTTGGCTTTCCGCGCAGTGATACCGAGCAGGGAGAAGCTGGTGGTTGCGCTGGCGTTACGTTATCGTTGCCGGTGACACAGCGTCTGAGACCCGGGTCGGTGGACCATAACCCCGAGCGATCTCGTGGATGGCAGGTAAAGGAGGAGAGGTAACACGGGTGGGAACGGATCACTGAAGACTAGGCCATCTCTCGGAACGTCCCTCCTGATTTGCATCCAGAGAACCTCCTCAGATCTAGGCTCTTGGTTGCGAGACGAACCTAGGCGCATCAATGACGGCCAAGATCCCCCATGGCAGCCGAGAACCCCGATACCCACACTCGCCCGTCCGGATGGGACGCTCAGTGGTTCGGCGAGATGAACCGGTGTCCTTGGTTGGGTCAAGGAGACTTCCTCGGCCCCCTATTTGAGAAGTTCACAACCCTGGCGATGATGGCAGGACGGCGGTCGTTTGGCCGCCCGACGACGGTGTTCCGAACGGGGTCGGTCAAGTTGTGAAAGACGCGGTGCCCCAGTCTCGACAAAAGCCAGTCGTCCCGGTTCTCCCGCAGTCGCTGGCTGCTCTTCCAAGCCTACCTACCGTTCAGTGAGGCAAGACGAGCGGCAGGCAAGAAGAAAACCAGCTACACAGAGGCCTTCTCCCTCGACAACAACCGGCTCAGCAAGCACAGCCGGGCCAGTTTGCATGCGTGTTCCAACGGATCGGACGTCTATGTTGTGACCCCAGTCGGTAATCCGCGGCCGGGTCCGCGGGCCGGGGGCAGGTCCGGATCGGGCTGGGCCCGTTTCGGCGCTTGTCGGAAACAGGCCGCCAcggggccggccggccggccggctaTTTTTGGCCCGACCATTGGTTAGACGATTTGGCATGCACAAAACAAAAAAATATGGGAAGGGACCCGGGCCATCTGCGATTGGGGTTTGCATTGTGGAAGGCCAGCAAGCGCGGCCTGGCTGCGATCTCGGCATTCTTGCGACATTGCTAGTCGGGAACTCTAGATGCGTCTCCGTCTCAGTGACAGGCCGGCTCCGGGATCCGGCCAGCGGGATCATAATGTCCACG from Thermothielavioides terrestris NRRL 8126 chromosome 1, complete sequence includes these protein-coding regions:
- a CDS encoding fatty acid elongase, yielding MATAPPPSALLENLPVPTLDRPFGIHLWPIFSKAFESIAGYPAEDFRFQPGVTPMSTLKETGIFIVIYYTIIFGGRELMRNREPFKLRTLFLIHNFYLTAISGILLALFIEQLLPTVVRHGVFHAICHAEGGWTQPLVVLYYLNYLTKYLELLDTCFLFLKKKPLTFLHCYHHGATALLCYTQLIGSTAVSWVPITLNLTVHVVMYWYYFQSARGIKIWWKEWITRLQIIQFVIDLGFVYFASWTYFASTYWPWLPNAGKCAGEEFAAFCGIAILSSYLFLFISFYFATYRKDGKRPSGRKSLRRMSQAPLPDPSDIIHGKAATSILNSSNGEAKASGVKANGTSTRSRRA